Genomic window (Lycium barbarum isolate Lr01 chromosome 2, ASM1917538v2, whole genome shotgun sequence):
ttatataccaacgaaataggaaaatatttcatacatatatatttcattcatacatatatatttcatatatatatatatatatatatatatatatatatatatataaataggaaatattatatatatatatatatatatttttttttttatttcattcatatatatatattttttttatatatataaataggaaattatatatttttttttatatataaataggaaattatatatatatatatatattttttttttatttcattcatatatatatataacttcaccaccccaaaaaaaaatataatttcctatttctttttttattcacgaaatacaaaaaaaaaaaaaacacctatttcgttgattgtgtcacgaaatgtgaaaaaaaaaaacaaaacaaaacaaatcagttttcgtttttattcacgaaattaaaaaaaaaaatcgtttttattcacgaaatactaaaaaaaaaaaaaaaaaactgctattTCGTTAAGCAGTTCACgaactgcaaaaaaaaaaaaaaaaaaaattgttgcggcTATGAACAGTAAATGCTGGGCATTTCGTTGAATAATCAACGAAATGCCCAttatggtataaaaaaaaaaagacaccctATTTTGATCTAATGActgcaaaaataagccattttggctccggactcagaCCTTTCTCATCCTTTTTATCTTAGTAATCACTTTCTTCTAACTAAAAGCTACGGTACACCAACGAGACAAGACTTTTTATTGTTTAAAAATTTGTTGATTAGCATCAATTATAGTTTTCCTACCTCTGTGAATGTTGACACCACTTTCCCAAAATGCTCAATATGTTATTGTTTAAAACAACGTGGTATCCGAAGCTTCCAAATTCTGAATCTGTCTATGTATTCAATCACATATGAGTTCAATAAAGAAGCAAATCAAAATGTATAACAAAAAACAAATAATGCAAAATGTACGTAATCTAATAAGTGGGCCCAGATGGAATTTGATCTTTAGAAAAAGAATGAGGATGAAATGGAAATATATGAGGAAAAAGGCAAATAACAACAACACGTGTAGTAGCAACACATCATCAAAGAAATAAAATTCTTATTATACTCATGTGAAGACTATAAAAGGTGACATCCCAGATGGAATTTGATCTTTAGAAAAAGAATGAGGATGAAATGGAAATATATGAGGAAAAAGGCAAATGACAACAACACGTGTAGTAGCAACACATCATCAAAGAAATAAAATTCTTATTATACTCATGTGAAGACTATAAAAGGTGACATCCTCCCTTATGTATATTAGTAAACATCGATGGTATAACATATGGAGGTCAAGTAATCGCCAATTGTGACTCATTAATCTAGAAACCTGTTCGGGGTCGCTATCCAAACCATTTGCGAGTAACTACTGTTTGGGTCAATCTCGATGTCAACATTATCGAGCTACAAAAACAAGATATAGAAAAAAGTAAATTAATAAGCGCGTAGTAGGTGCATGTTAATTACCGAACCAAAAGGTCCCATCTACTCATTTCCTCTTTACCAAATACAGAAGAGAAGggtaagggtgtcaagtgggccgggccggatCCGGGCGGCCCAGCCCAACcccactaagaggtgtaaggggctTGGTTAGATGGGTTTTATTAGGGGGTTAGGCCGGACAAGATGGACAGCCCACCAGcagcccgggtgatggcccaccggggcaccggcCCCGCCCGACccacttcaaataaaaaaaaaaaagataagtactacatttattactaataataagtattttaaaaacattgtatcccaataaaatagctgtagctataattgtgggattcttaaaattttggaagcaaatatatgaaatatttattaattattcaaaccataattagaatcttactttagttaattaaaatttaaccattaattttaactcatgtaatgtgtctcttattcaagtaagaacttggggaaaatggagacaATGAAAATGGAGGAGTCGCATCCGTTAATATTTAATTGTTACTAAATGAAAACTAATTAGCtctccttttttttaaaaaaaattagtggtCACTGGTCAGCTGAGCCCCACAGAATTAATAAAGTGGGCAGTGACCTTTTCCAACGTTTGAAAACTAGTTAGCtcttcctttattttatttttttcaaactagttagctcttcctttgttttttttttcaattaataaTGGCCAGGTGGGCCCCACAGAATTAACAAAGTGGCCACTAGTGACCTGTGACCGTTGCCAACGGAAAGATTGGCAATTCAACCGTTGGCCCATAAAAGGACCCCTCAACCCCTTAAAATTATTTTTGACCTTTAAGTTTAAAAAATTACAGTTTAACCCATTTTTCACCTATAAATACCTCATACATTTCATCATTTTTTACTACAATCCTCTCATTTTATCTCACTTTCCCTCTTAATTTTCAGCAATTTCTATAATTTTAGTATTCTACTTTAATTGTTTTTGCAAACTTGCAATTAACAAGATCAAGTGGAATGCTTCAAGTATTCAATTCATCAATTTACGATCACGTTGTTATTTCGTTATCTCCGAGAAACGTACGGTATAGAAGATGAGAATGAAGTTGAGATACAAgtagacgatgatgataatgacaataATACACCCACTAGTCCCGCTAATGATATTGCTCAGTCTCGAACTGAGGCTCAGGGTCGTCCTCCACTGCCTGAAGGAGCCCGGAAAAAAACTAGCGCTCGaaattgtgagataatatggagaagaatgaatggtatttatagattgaaaatacggccaaagtataatttaaggaacttgatggttaaaataaagttgacaacaactagattttaaagtatcaaatttaataaattttaatattagattttttttttttaaataattaaaatccggctcggcccactaactaaaacccggcccggcccactaacgggcccgattagcccgaggtgtagcccctatccgaggtgggctgggccggacaccctttccctctccaagcccggcccTCAGCCCGGCCCCTTAACCTACGGCCTGGCCCGACCCCGACCCCTTGACTTACGGCCCGACCCGACCCTGATCCGGCCCCTTGTGGCCCACATTAAAATGGCCCGGCCCGACCCACTTGACACCCATAGAGAAGGGTAGTAATAAACACCTAATAAAAAAGCACAAATAACAAAAGCTAAAGATAGTAGAGTAGTAAACGAGAAAATGCTAAAAATGAGTAGGTTGAAAATAGCCCCTAGAGTATCACTTGAGTAGTTTTATtattttaagtttgtcaaaagtgaGCACTTTTGATATCCATCAGATATTTACCAACCTTTGATTGCTAAATTTAACCTGAATTGTGAAAACTAAATATAACCAGATATCACAGGATCCACAACATAAAAGATACacctattttgaaaaaaaaaaaaattacacctcAAAAGATTGCACCAAATTCTTGAAATAGACCGAAAATTACATAAACTCCCAAAACTGACTTCTAAATGTGAGTTTCCGTTAAATATTTTCTGTTTTCACAGTTTTGATTGTATTTAATTATCAGTTTGATAATTATCTGATGAAGACTAAAAGTGCTCACTTACACCAAGCTTAAAGGACCGAAATTGTTCACGAGATACCACTACAAGAAAGAAGACATTtgacaacaattttttttgttgtcatagatcggttattgttgcaaaaagtacttttggcaacaacatttttttttgttgttgcataaacttttcccaATAACTGTTATTGCAACGACGTAAAACAACTTTTTTTCTtagttgccaaaagtactttttgcaacaatagtcaatactatatggcaacaaaattaaatttttaataacaaaatttttttttttttaaaagattcatcatatatgccaacaataaaactaagctgttgtcaaatattaatttttgccaattatattattttttattatcaaAAAAACTGCTGTAATTCTATACTTTGTTGTAGTGTACTTGAGAAGGgatcattttagtcattttctcGGCAGTAAACACCTCACAAAACCAAAAGCTCAACGTAACAAAAGCAAAAACTCAAATTCACTCATACCATACGCTTCCTATCATTCAAGAAGTTAACACTTAACACCATGACAGAAGAACAACGACATCGTGGACCCCCCACACGGCATCCTGTTAGCCGTGGTTTCTAGGTTGTAGCTAACAGGATTGGGCTCctctccattttttttctttttatttttctcaagTTCTACTTTAGATTAGGGACACATGATATGAGTTAGAATTAATGATCAAAATTTAATTGACTAAAATAAGGTTCTAATCATGGTttacataattaataacttattcatcaatatattaaaatattttctctctcttcctattttaatTTTCCTTCAAAGGAAAATATTTTTACTATTTTACCCCGATTATTTCTCCCACTTATTTTTGTTTTCCTACGCAGAAATAGACCCCATTTTTCAATTGgtgatatttttcatttttctcaaTTGTGATGCTTACTAATTCACATAATATAAACCCCATTATTCAATTGGTAATGGTATATTTCTGAAAGAGGGTATACAAATTCCTTTCATTTTTCTTTATCCACCTAGCAAGGTTGAAAAACCCTCTTTCAAAATCTGAAAGATATATGCAGCCATGATTTTCGAGTGTTGCAATAAAATTTACACCAAAAGAGGGAGAAAAGAATGAGTAAACTGATACAGAGCAAAAATATTTTATCGTGTAGGAAAattaaaataggaagagagaatattttaatatatttatggataagttGTTAACTATGTAAACCATGTTTAGGGCCTTATTTAAATCAATTAAATCTTAGCCATTAATTCTAACTCATGCCATGTGTTCCTAATCTAAGGTAGAACTTGGGAAAAATGGAGAGGAGCCTAATCCGTAGTAGCAGTAATGTTATTCCTAattattttgagtagtaagctataAGGTGTTAAATATCGTTTCTCTTGTATGGTTTAAATTTTGCTTGTATGATCTAAATTTTTGTCTTTTGCTAATTTTGTTTTACACTACTCTAAAATGGTGAAATGAATTTCTATTCTTGTCGTGCTTTATGTTCCCTTGATTGATCACCCTTTAAATGGTAAAAATCTTTAAAGAGTTTTTATTAAAATTCTATAGAAGTATGCATTATAACGTGTTAATTCTAATTTCTACTTGTGACTCTTACATGacgttttttaaaatatttattgcAAATTAACTAAACTGTACCAATACTGATGAAAAACCTAAATAATAAGACGATTCtgaaaaatttaattttaataaaataaaataatttaaacactaatatgatataaattttataaaataatgagCCAAACCGTACTATTAGCACCTCTAGCTAGGTGCATGTTAATTAATTACAGGACCAAAAGGTCCCATCCCATCTACTACTCATTTCCTCTTTACCAAAAAAGAAGAGAAGGGTGAAACACAACCTAAAAAGCTGAAGTAACAAAAGCTAAAGATAGTAGGATAAACACCATCACACACCAAACCAAAAGCTCAACACAACAAAAGCAAACACCAAAAACACTGCTCACTCTGATTCAAGAAGTTAGCAACATGATAGATCAAGAACAACAACGCCATGGACCCCCACATGGCATCCTATTAGCAGTAGTTGTAATAGCAGTAATGTTAGTCCCAACACTTCTTGGTGAAAATGGTGAAGCCATTACTGACTTCATTTCAGAGCTTCTTACACCAGTTGGTCTTCTCTTACTCCCCATTATCCTACTCCTCACTATTCAGTTCCTTTCCTCAGATACTGGCTCATTCATTAACAGTATCTTCTCTACTGGTGAACCTAACTCTATTCACCGTGTAAGTGGGTCACCTGTTGGTGTTGCCCTTTTTCTTGCACTCACATTGTTCCTTTTATACAACCGTGTTAGCATCTTTGGTGGTGATGATGATTCTGGTGACTGAAGTTTGGTTAGAtcgttgttattattattattattattattattattattattattgtggttgtcctttttttttccttttctttcttttttgttttgttttatttggaGCGTATAGGTAAATAGTGAAGGGGTACTATAGTATTGTATGGACGTAGAAAATATTGTCCAGCAATATATCCATGGCATGTATGGAGAAGATCTAGCATTTTCAAAGCTACACTCAGCCAAATCGGATATGATTCAAGTCTGAACTAGCTATAGTCAAGTGCAAGAATCTctgtatttattttattttattaaaagatGTTTTATTCCAATATTTTCACTTTCTTATTTTATGTGACACCTTTATTTTAGTCGGTCACAAAAGAACTACTAATATTCTCTCCGTTTCTTACGAAGTGATGCTTTTAGCGTATGCACGTCTTTAAGAAATTGCTTactattaaaaaattataaatgtTTTTACTAATTTATTTCTAATTAATGCTTAAAAAAAttacttaatgattcttgattctAAATAAGGATAAGTTTGGAAGAATAAgatcaatttttcttaaaattctaaaacaccacttattttgaaataaaataataaactaaaacaccacttattatcgAATGGAGAGAGTACATTTCAATATCTGAATCAATTTAAGTTTCATTAAAGCGATGGTTTATAACCATGTGTATTTATTTtagactacaacaacaacatattcagttGAATTCTACAATGTGGGGTCTGAAGAGGataaagtgtatgcagaccttaccccaccTTGAAAGATAGGGAGATTTTAGACTATaagttttaaattattttcttaCTCTTTGCTGAGGTTAGAAATCCTTTCATAAAATGGGAGAAAGGGAGTATtagatatagagcccgtttggattgacttataagttgctgaaaacagcttttTCAGTTTTTCTGAGTGTTTAACTGGatagcttataagtcattttgtgcttaaaataagtctaaaaaaataattgaatccGTTTGATTTAGATTATCTaaaccagcttataagttaaaaataataatttagactatcccaattttttttttttaagacttATAAGCTGTATTTTTTAAGTTCATCCAAACAGACTCATAGTCTTTTAAAAACAAGCAGAGGTTGCTCAAGCGATAAACGCTCTCCAACTAAGCTGTGCATTCTAGTTACTAAGAAAGCGAAAAGATGGGTAAGGGAGGGGGAAAAACAGTTTTTTAAATAAATCCAAATGCATCAAATCTAGGATTATTTTCTAGAACAGAAATACATGTGTACTGTATGATAGATCGTAACCATATAGTTTGAAATTACTGACAAAATCTTGAATAAAAGGTACATTGGATATTTTTGGGGGTGTCACTGTCATAATGTCATTAACAAAATATGGTCATGCGAGTTTATTCATATTCATGAGATTAGTTGTAGTATTTCATTTTCTTGTTGGTTGTATTTATTCTTTCATTATGTGTTTATATTCAACGATATTTTTGTGGGCTCGTAGTTGGTGGCCGCCGGCTACTCCACGTCTCCAACCTCTTTTCATAATttgaaaaaagaataaaaataacTAGTCGTTTTCTAGACTTAGATAATTTGGGGAAAAATGAATCAGGCCCGACTTAAGTTTGCTATTACTTATAAGGCAGAATAGCTCGGGACCCTCCTAAATTTGTTAATTTTTATTCGGTGTACATCTAAACTATGCGTTGGCTTAATTACTCCCCTGAATTTGGTAATATAATAGTCTCGACCCCCCTAGACGCTGACAACCTCTTGACGTGTGACACACGCGCTACCACATGGATTTTTTTGTCCATGTGACATTTTTtaaggataaaatatatattttttactttaagTTCACCAATTATTTAGATCATCTTTTTCGGGCCAAATCTGTAAAAAAAAGAACTTGAAACAACAATATTTTGACCATACTTTTTTTTATTTGACTAAAGATAATGATATTCTAatcaaattatttttatatatttggcaaggaaaagaagaaatacaCAGTTAAAGCAAATAATCATTGTAtctaaaaagaaataaataaaatatcaaCCAAATATTTTAAGAATTTGACCCCAAAAAAATAATGCAGAGTTGAAATAAATAGTAAttgcatgaaaaaaaaaatacacaattttttttttgtagaaaatgCACCGTCTAAACTTCATTACTTTTGCTAAACCTTCTTTTTATTTGGCTAAAATAAATAGTGTTTCAATTAAGTTATTTAGGTTTGgatccaaaaaaagaaaaaaaaatacatagttgaaataaataatcattatatctaaaaagaaaaaaatacaattgggataaaatatgtattgaatattaaGAAAAACCAAAAAGAAACACAATTGGAAAAATAAATCATTATATTGATTATAGACGATTAATAGTTGAAAAATACTCCACTTGGAAGCTGATTTTTCAATTTTTGACCCATCCACGCGCCTAAAAGAGAGTGTGTTCACGCTCTTTACCACATGAGCGTCTAGGAGGGTCGAGACTATCATATTACCAAGTTCGGGGGGTAATTAAGCCAATGCATAATTTAGATGTACACCAAATAAAAATCGACAAATTTAGAAGGGTCCCGAGCTATTCTGCCTACTTATAAATCAAATGAAAATTATGACAACTATAatctttcaaaatttcaaatgTTCGTGTCACGTCGAGGTTATCCtttaaatttttaataaaatattcTTATTGTTCCGTTTCATGTCAGAATTTGACTGCTGGGGGAAAAATGAATCAACTAATTGACTTTTGTATTAAGTGGTAATATTTAATCATTAAAGAAATTGATTAGCTAAGAAAAATTTCAAAGCTCACGTTACTATTTTAAATTGAATAGCTAAGTAGAGTTTAGATTCTTGAAATGACTTGCGTAGAATATTATTAGTCTCAATCGGACGGCAGATGGATAatacttcattttatttcatgtgTCTTAATTTGattgaaaataaaatttaatgaTATAAGGAAATTTTTTAAACTTATGATCTTAAACTAAATGAGTTTATAattattaaaagtattttttaaatttgaTGATCTTAAATACTCATAACCTTTTTAGAGGAAGTAAAACAGATAAATGAAAATCGAAGAGTATCATCTACTCTCtctattcacttttacttgtccaaacTTTGTACACccattaataaataataaataaagtgcataTTTTATTATGAtgctcatattaattggtgtataattgTATTAGTTTGGAGAATGATTTGGAATGAATAATTAATGCTAAGGATATAAcaggaaaaataaattatttttctcttgatatgaaaaatgaacaagtaaaagtgaaagtctatttttaaaataatgaataaataaaaataaacggAGAGAGTACGTCCTAAAATAAACAATAAAGAGGGTAGGTTTATTCGTCGAGTAGGAAAATATTATTACTACTGGTAATACTTTTGTGGTTAGATACAATGGAACGTCTTGTTACTCAAAAAGTGTAAAGCAAAATGAGTAAAACAAAGTAGTAAAAATTGGGGTGGGAAATAGCATGAGTAGCATAGTCAAAGTGGACATTACAGCTCCTGAGCAAGTGCGATAATTTCAACTCTAGTACCCGACGCCTAGGGTGTCGAGATAACTCAAAAGTTGATCACCTGTCCaattcgctcaaaattttatgaTTTACGCTCAAGATAAATCAACTCAATCcaatataatttattttaaagTGATCTTCAACTTAGCCTAATAATAACCCAACTCTAACatatttttaagatttactttaATTTGAatttattgcttgagatttattttatttttttctatgtattcatttttcttgtatcatgtatctcATAAATTTACCGTGTATTTGATATTTGTGGAAAATATTCCACCAAAAATGTTTTCCGCaaaaatattttccacgaaaAAGTTTTCCGCGATTCTCGGCAAAAATATGTTTTCTCCGAAAAATGTTTCCCAAGAAAATAAATCATTCAAAACAGCTAGTCAAGTTGGGCGGGTTATGCCccaacccatttcagcccaaATAATTCTTGGATCAATCTTAGCTCAATCCATTAATTAGCTCAATCAATTTTGGCTTACCCAATTTCAGTCCAACCAGCCCATTTGATACCCAATTCCCATCTTTTTAACGAGACCAAATGCAACTTGTCCATGTTAAATCCCAGAGCTTCTCTCTCATTGTACTTTGGTACTACATACTTCTGTTTAGGCTTCTCTAAAATTTGTCTTAATACAAGCATTTTTAAACATAGATAAAATTTAGGAATAACTACATGATATAACAAATAATAGTGGTATtgacatttagtagctatagttaaatttaattacttctcatagcaaATATTTGTGTGTTAATACCATTtattaactatatatatatatacacacaaaaaataGAATACTCAACCCactattcacttccaacccaTCTCTCCTATCTCTCTCCCCTCTCTTCTCCCCACTACATCGCCGCCGGCCACCGCCGctgccggagctccggcgaaatGCCGTGACCTTTTCACCACCATCACTGTCagccccttccccttttcccgTTCTTATCCGGCCATacccttttttcctttcttctccggcgctaacaggaaaaaaaaaactcagatctACACCGGAAAAACACCAAATAGCGACGGATCTAAGCATTGTTGGaatcaaaaatgaaaaaaagctCAGATCTATAACGGATCTGAGCATTGTTGGAAGCAAAAGCGAAAAAAAATGTTGTCGTTGTATTAGCCGGAATTTTTTCCGGTCAGATCTAGAAAAAATCTAGATTTTCACTGTTTTTGTTGTATATTTACCGTGTATACAAtatttttcgcttgtatttgttgtatacataccgaaaAATATAGCGTACTTGTTAATTTTTTGatgtatctatgttgtatacagttttttcgcttgtatttgttgtatacatacagaaaaatatggcatttttgttaattttttggtgtatatgtattcagttttttaatcgttgtattcatgaatacaacaagccaatttatgaatacagatagttattttatgaatacagttggaaaaaaattattgtattcatgaatacagctaaaaaaaaaatttgaatacACATGTGGGAGCTGGACTGATTTGCTACAGAacgtaaatattgaaacattagTTATGCAGCTTGATTAAACCCTAAATATTTGCCATTTATGTAAAATGCCCTAAAATTTAAAGACTTAATGCATTGACAGACCCTTTAACTTGTCCATAACACTCCTACCATATGAACCTTTCAAAATTTCTTTCACCGTGCCACTTGGATACAATTACACTGCTCCAAAAGGACTTGAGATCTTTCAAtcattaaaaaattaattaatattttaaatttgtttgaaaactaattaaaaaaaaaaagatttcaaaCAAAAAACAACCAATCTAAAAACCCAGCCCACCCTCCCCCGATCTGAAGCTGGATTCCACTTCGCCGCCGTCAAATATTTTTCGGTGCCACTGCCCTCGACGTTTTCCGAAATACACCGCCACACGTATTCTCCATAAGATAGCGTAGAACTCTTCCACTTCATCGTCGAAGTTGCCGCTTTGTTCTTTCCGTTTTATTTGCTTCTTGACTTCGATTGCTCTGTTATGTAAGCATTTCCGCTTTTAGAGCAGAAGAAGATGGGTGGGTGGTGGGGGGGCTTGTTTTTGCAGAAGGTTTTTCCGGTGATGACATGTAATGGATTTTGAGGGGAAATTGAGTTAAAATTGGCAATAGCTACAGTGATTTTCGTTGGGTGGGTGGACGGTGAGGTAGAAGAGAACGTAGACGATGCTGAAGAAGGAGAGGGGTGGCGGAGGTGGGGAAGCGGCAAAGGAGAGAGGTGTTGGGGtcaaaagagatttttttttttaattttaagctAAAATCCACGTGTATCCGTCTTATTTGTTATTCGCACCACGTGTGTCTTGTTGCATATTTATTTTGCGTTAAGATGGTACATTAAGGGCCTATTTGGAAAACCACCCAAGTAATTAGAATTGagttgagtgtaattacacagtttgactaAGTAATTGCATAGTTAGGTGgaaattgagtgtaattgagagggtgtaattacactctccaattctcgggAGGAGGGGGGAGGGGAGCGTTGAGAATTGgatgtaattacaccctgtaattacatgattacttttttgtttcttttttgtttattataatttcttttgatttttaatttattttttatttctattatttttactttttaattatttttattttttaaaatgtatttttctttttgtattatttatttttcattttctttcttttcattcccaacctttacttcttgtggttccatgtacttgttcatacatatatatatatatatatatatatatatattttattcatttggCATAATCGTGTTATTaatctaatttttgaaactacacctcttaatattggaaagaatgattcattaacaaacttggcatagaatgagtgacgttatt
Coding sequences:
- the LOC132621401 gene encoding uncharacterized protein LOC132621401 gives rise to the protein MIDQEQQRHGPPHGILLAVVVIAVMLVPTLLGENGEAITDFISELLTPVGLLLLPIILLLTIQFLSSDTGSFINSIFSTGEPNSIHRVSGSPVGVALFLALTLFLLYNRVSIFGGDDDSGD